A single window of Lynx canadensis isolate LIC74 chromosome C2, mLynCan4.pri.v2, whole genome shotgun sequence DNA harbors:
- the NKTR gene encoding NK-tumor recognition protein isoform X8, with the protein MWTVDFRQGCRFHSVEKEVCVFNKWCWDNWTSTCNRMRKIPDVPPIVSDQKPSVSKSGRKIKGRGTIRYHTPPRSRSCSESDDDDSSETPPHWKEEMQRLRAYRPPSGEKWSKGDKLSDPCSSRWDERSLSQRSRSWSYNGYYSDLSTARHSDGHHKKRRKEKKVKHKKKAKKQKHCRRHKQTKKRRIIVPSDIESSKSSTRRMKSSCDRERRSRSSSLSSHHSSKRDWSKSDKDDQSSSTHSSRDSYRSKSHSQSYSRGSSRSRTPSKSSSHSRSRSKSRSSSKSGHQRTASKSPKRTASQLSENKPVKTEPLRTTVPQNENVIVQAVVAENIPVIPLSDSPPPSRWKPGQKPWKPSYERIQEMKAKTTHLLPIQSTYNLANIKETGSSSSYHKREKNSESDRSAYSKYSDRSSESSPRSRSRSSRSRSYSRSYTRSRSLASSRSRSRSPSSRSHSRNKYSDHSRCSRSSSYSSVSSDDRRRAKRKYRSSGKKNNTSSKRHSSSSEKTLRHKYMKSRDKSCQRKYSESKSSLDYSSDSEQSSVQVTQSAQEKEKQVQKEMNNKQERNRDEEKSKPEQECPRSKKRALKENLSDHLRNGSKHKRKNYAGSKWDSESNSERDGTKNSKNISRPSSDKEEGEATSDSESEFGEIHIKAKSTTKSSASTSLPDGNGAWKSSKQRSSTSDSEGSYSNSENTRRKARKHKHGSKENLKREQTKKAKEKLKGKKDKKHKAPKRKQAFHWQPPLEFGEEEEEEISEKQVTQEAKEKKQVSENSETLKESIVQTEKSCEEGNLSGKCNTVMIPSDIDQPTKDDSKLSISPRALNTDENVAASPSNVQHIAEIVSSGVEDVLQTDDNMEICTPDRSSPAKEASPLGNSRLDTPDINIVLRQDVHTERPEGEELKQESSMSESKTMGDMGKQDGGPTGIASAAESTVKREVAEKSQIGLLDNKWKPLQGVGNVAAPAATTSSTVEVKALTAAPEMKPQGLRIEIKSKNKVRPGSLFDEVRKTARLNRRPRNQESSSDEQTPSRDGDSQSRSPSRSRSKSETKSRHRTRSVSYSHSRSRSRSSTSSYRSRSYSRSRSRGWYSRGRTRSRSSSYRSYKSHRTSSRSRSRSSSYDPHSRSSRSYTYDSYYSRSRSRSRSQRSDSYHRGRSYSRRSRSCRSYGSDSESDRSYSHHRSPSESSTYS; encoded by the exons gaagaTTCCTGATGTTCCACCCATTGTAAGTGATCAGAAACCATCTGTATCAAAATCTGGACGGAAGATTAAAGGAAGGGGTACAATT cgCTATCACACACCTCCAAGATCAAGATCATGTTCTGAatcagatgatgatgatagcagtGAAACTCCTCCTCACTGGAAAGAGGAAATGCAGAGATTAAGAGCATACAGACCACCTAGTGGAGAAAAATGGAGTAAAGGAGACAA ATTAAGTGACCCCTGTTCAAGCCGATGGGATGAGAGAAGCTTGTCCCAGAGATCCAGATCATGGTCCTATAATGGATATTATTCAGACCTTAGTACGGCAAGACACTCTGATGGTCACCATAAAAAacgcagaaaagagaaaaaggtgaagcataaaaagaaagcaaaaaagcagaaacactgCAGAAGACACAAGCAGACTAAGAAGAGAAGGATTATTGTACCATCTGACATAGAATCTTCAAAATCTTCCACCCGACGAATGAAATCCTCTTGTGATAGAGAAAGGAGATCTCGTTCTTCCTCGTTATCGTCTCATCACTCATCAAAGAGGGACTGGTCTAAATCTGATAAGGATGACCAGAGCTCTTCAACCCATTCCAGCAGGGACTCCTACAGATCTAAATCTCACTCACAGTCTTACTCTAGAGGAAGCTCAAGATCAAGGACTCCATCAAAATCCTCATCACATTCTCGAAGTAGATCAAAGTCCAGATCTAGTTCCAAGTCAGGGCACCAAAGGACAGCATCAAAATCACCAAAAAGAACAGCCTCTCAGTTAAGTGAAAACAAACCGGTTAAAACAGAACCTTTAAGAACAACAGTgccacaaaatgaaaatgtcataGTACAAGCGGTGGTGGCAGAAAATATTCCTGTAATACCACTGAGTGACAGTCCCCCTCCTTCAAGGTGGAAGCCTGGACAGAAGCCCTGGAAGCCCTCTTATGAGCGAATTCAGGAAATGAAAGCTAAAACAACCCACTTGCTGCCCATCCAAAGCACTTACAATTTAGCAAATATTAAAGAGACTGGAAGTTCATCATCGtaccacaaaagagaaaaaaattcagaaagtgaTCGGAGTGCTTATTCAAAATACAGTGACAGAAGTTCAGAAAGCTCACCAAGGTCAAGGAGCAGATCTTCTAGGAGTAGATCTTATTCCAGATCATACACAAGGTCACGAAGTCTAGCTAGTTCACGTTCGAGGTCTAGGTCTCCCTCATCTAGATCTCATTCACGAAATAAATACAGTGATCATTCACGGTGTAGTAGATCATCGTCGTACTCTTCTGTTAGCAGTGATGATAGAAGACGAGCCAAGAGAAAATACAGATCCAGCgggaagaaaaataacacttCTAGTAAAAGGCACAGCAGCAGTTCCGAAAAGACACTTCgccataaatatatgaaaagcagGGACAAGTCTTGTCAGAGAAAGTATAGCGAAAGCAAGTCATCTTTAGATTATTCTTCAGACAGTGAACAGTCAAGTGTTCAGGTTACACAGTCAgcccaggagaaagagaagcaagtccaaaaggaaatgaataataagcaagagagaaacagagatgaagagaaatcCAAGCCCGAACAAGAATGCCCTCGTTCAAAAAAAAGAGCCTTGAAAGAGAATCTTTCTGATCACCTTAGAAATGGCAGTAAgcacaaaagaaagaattatgcGGGAAGTAAATGGGACTCAGAATCAAACTCCGAACGAGACGGaactaaaaacagtaaaaatatttccCGGCCATCTTCTGATAAGGAGGAAGGTGAAGCTACATCAGATTCTGAGTCAGAGTTTGGTGAAATTCACATCAAAGCCAAATCCACAACAAAGTCTTCAGCAAGTACTTCACTGCCTGATGGTAATGGTGCTTGGAAGTCAAGTAAACAGCGGTCTTCAACCTCTGATTCTGAGGGGTCCTATTCCAATTCAGAAAACACTAGAAGAAAGGCACGGAAGCACAAACACGGGTcaaaggaaaatcttaaaagggAACAgaccaaaaaagcaaaagagaaattgaaagggaaaaaagacaaaaagcacaaGGCTCCAAAACGAAAACAAGCATTTCATTGGCAGCCTCCACTAGAAtttggtgaggaggaggaagaggagattAGTGAAAAGCAAGTTACTCAggaggcaaaagagaaaaaacaagtttCTGAAAACAGTGAAACCTTGAAAGAAAGTATTGTGCAAACTGAGAAGTCCTGTGAAGAGGGCAACCTTTCAGGTAAATGTAATACAGTAATGATTCCATCAGATATTGATCAGCCTACTAAAGATGATAGTAAACTCAGCATTTCTCCTAGAGCTTTAAATACTGATGAAAATGTAGCTGCTTCTCCCTCAAACGTTCAGCATATTGCAGAAATTGTCTCAAGTGGAGTGGAAGATGTGCTTCAGACAGATGACAACATGGAGATTTGCACTCCTGATAGGAGTTCCCCAGCAAAGGAGGCATCCCCTCTAGGAAACTCAAGGCTCGACACCCCAgatataaacattgttttaaggCAGGATGTGCACACGGAGCGTCCTGAGGGAGAGGAGCTAAAGCAGGAAAGCAGCATGTCTGAAAGCAAAACGATGGGGGACATGGGCAAACAGGACGGCGGCCCCACTGGCATTGCCAGTGCTGCAGAAAGCACTGTGAAGAGAGAGGTGGCTGAGAAGAGCCAGATCGGTCTCTTAGATAATAAATGGAAGCCCCTGCAAGGTGTGGGGAACGTGGCTGCCCCGGCTGCTACTACATCCAGCACTGTGGAAGTGAAGGCATTGACTGCTGCACCTGAGATGAAGCCACAAGGCTTGAGGatagaaatcaaaagcaaaaataaagtccGGCCTGGGTCTCTCTTTGATGAAGTAAGAAAGACAGCACGCTTAAACCGGAGGCCAAGAAATCAGGAGAGTTCAAGTGATGAGCAGACACCTAGTCGAGATGGGGATAGCCAGTCCAGGAGTCCAAGCAGATCTCGAAGTAAATCTGAAACcaaatcaagacacagaacaagGTCTGTCTCCTACAGTCACTCAAGAAGTCGATCACGAAGTTCCACATCGTCTTATCG ATCAAGAAGCTACTCTAGAAGTCGGAGCAGAGGATGGTACAGCAGAGGCCGCACAAGGAGCCGGAGCAGCTCCTACCGCAGTTACAAAAGTCACAG GACATCCAGCAGGAGCAGATCCAGGAGCAGCTCGTATGACCCCCACAGTCGGTCCAG CAGGTCCTACACTTACGATAGCTACTATAGCAGGAGTCGGAGTCGAAGTAGGAGCCAAAGGAGTGACAGTTACCACCGAGGCAGAAGTTACAGCAGGCGGTCCAG GAGTTGTAGATCTTATGGCTCTGACAGTGAAAGTGACCGAAGTTACTCTCATCACCGGAGCCCCAGTGAAAGCAGCACATATAGTTGA
- the ZBTB47 gene encoding zinc finger and BTB domain-containing protein 47 isoform X1, with protein MLLVEKTTDSPAAEFSLVEDVALHFACLMGRLNEQRLFQPDLCDVDLVLVPQRSVFPAHKGVLAAYSQFFHSLFTQNKQLQRVELSLEALAPGGLQQILNFIYTSKLLVNAANVHEVLSAASLLQMADIAASCQELLDARSLGPPGPSAVALAQPATGCAPAAPPYYCDIKQEADAPGLPKIYAREGPDPYSVRVEDGAGAAGGTVPAAIGPAQPFFKEEKEGGVEEAGGPPGSLCKLEGGEGLEEELGGSGTYSRREQSQIIVEVNLNNQTLHVSTGPEGKPGTTPGPATMVLGREDGLQRHSEEEEEEEEEEEEEEEEEEEEGGGSGGEEEEEEEEEEEGGSQGEEEDEEEGHSEQEEEEEEEEEGHSEQDQESSEEEEEEEEGEAGGRQGPAGRRGSRAEPPPHGRMATRSRENARRRGPPEPEETRPRGGKRPKPAPGASVPARGPQATDGLGAKVKLEEKQHHPCQKCPRVFNNRWYLEKHMNVTHSRMQICDQCGKRFLLESELLLHRQTDCERNIQCVTCGKAFKKLWSLHEHNKIVHGYAEKKFSCEICEKKFYTMAHVRKHMVAHTKDMPFTCETCGKSFKRSMSLKVHSLQHSGEKPFRCENCNERFQYKYQLRSHMSIHIGHKQFMCQWCGKDFNMKQYFDEHMKTHTGEKPYICEICGKSFTSRPNMKRHRRTHTGEKPYPCDVCGQRFRFSNMLKAHKEKCFRVSHPLASDGPPSAPGLSPTQPPAHALPLLPGLPQTLPPPPHLPPPPPLFPTTANSGGRMSANN; from the exons ATG TTGCTGGTTGAGAAGACGACAGACTCACCGGCGGCCGAGTTCTCGCTGGTGGAGGACGTGGCATTGCACTTTGCCTGCTTGATGGGCCGCCTGAATGAGCAGCGCCTCTTCCAGCCTGACCTCTGCGACGTGGACCTGGTGCTGGTGCCCCAGCGCAGCGTCTTCCCGGCACACAAGGGCGTGCTGGCTGCCTACAGCCAGTTCTTCCACTCCCTCTTCACCCAGAACAAGCAGCTGCAGCGCGTGGAGCTGTCCCTGGAGGCGCTGGCGCCCGGCGGCCTGCAGCAGATCCTCAACTTCATCTATACATCCAAGCTGCTGGTCAACGCGGCCAACGTCCACGAGGTGCTCAGCGCCGCCTCATTGCTGCAGATGGCTGACATCGCCGCGTCCTGCCAGGAGCTGCTGGATGCCCGCTCCCTAGGCCCCCCGGGCCCCAGCGCTGTGGCCCTGGCCCAGCCGGCCACTGGCTGCGCCCCGGCCGCACCACCCTACTACTGTGACATCAAGCAGGAGGCAGACGCCCCAGGTCTGCCCAAGATCTATGCCCGCGAGGGCCCTGACCCCTACTCTGTGCGTGTCGAGGACGGGGCAGGGGCCGCAGGTGGCACGGTGCCTGCTGCCATTGGGCCAGCCCAGCCCTTCttcaaggaggagaaggagggcgGTGTCGAAGAGGCCGGTGGGCCCCCTGGCAGCCTGTGCAAgctggagggcggggaggggctggaggaagagCTAGGGGGTTCTGGCACCTATAGCCGCCGGGAGCAGTCCCAGATCATCGTGGAGGTGAACCTCAACAACCAGACTCTGCACGTGTCCACGGGGCCCGAGGGGAAGCCGGGCACCACCCCGGGCCCGGCCACCATGGTGCTGGGGCGGGAAGACGGGCTGCAGAGACActcggaggaggaggaggaggaagaggaggaagaggaggaggaggaggaggaagaggaagaggagggtggtggcagtggaggggaggaggaggaggaggaggaagaggaagaggagggtggcagtcagggagaggaggaagatgaggaggaaggGCACAgcgagcaggaggaggaagaggaggaagaagaggaagggcaCAGTGAACAGGATCAAGAGAgctcagaggaggaggaggaggaggaggagggggaggccggaggcaggcaggggccggCGGGGCGTCGGGGCAGCAGggcagagccccctccccacgGTCGCATGGCCACTCGGTCCCGAGAGAACGCCCGGCGCCGGGGCCCCCCTGAGCCTGAGGAGACCAGGCCACGGGGTGGGAAGAGGCCCAAGCCCGCGCCGGGAGCCTCTGTGCCGGCCCGAGGGCCACAGGCCACTGACGGGCTGGGGGCCAAGGTGAAGCTGGAAGAGAAGCAGCACCACCCATGCCAGAAGTGCCCTCGCGTCTTCAACAACCGCTGGTACCTGGAGAAGCACATGAACGTGACCCACAGCCGCATGCAGATCTGCGACCAGTGCGGCAAGCGCTTCCTGCTGGAGAGCGAGCTGCTGCTGCACCGGCAGACAGACTGCGAGCGCAACATCCAG TGTGTGACCTGTGGTAAAGCTTTTAAGAAGCTCTGGTCCCTCCACGAGCACAACAAGATCGTGCATGGCTATGCGGAGAAGAAGTTCTCCTGTGAGATCTGCGAGAAGAAGTTCTACACCATGGCCCACGTGCGCAAGCACATGGTTG CCCACACCAAGGACATGCCCTTCACCTGTGAGACCTGCGGGAAGTCCTTCAAACGAAGCATGTCTCTCAAAGTGCACTCACTGCAGCACTCTGGGGAGAAACCCTTCAGATGCGAG aACTGCAATGAGCGCTTCCAGTACAAGTACCAGCTGCGGTCACACATGAGCATCCACATCGGCCACAAGCAGTTCATGTGCCAGTGGTGTGGCAAGGACTTCAACATGAAGCAGTACTTCGACGAGCACATGAAGACCCATACAG GGGAGAAGCCATACATCTGCGAGATCTGCGGCAAGAGCTTCACCAGCCGACCCAACATGAAGCGGCACCGGCGCACGCACACCGGCGAGAAGCCTTACCCCTGCGATGTCTGCGGCCAGCGCTTCCGCTTCTCCAACATGCTCAAGGCCCACAAGGAGAAATGCTTCCGCGTCAGTCACCCCTTGGCCAGCGACGGCCCCCCTTCTGCCCCAGGCCTGTCCCCCACCCAGCCTCCGGCTCACGCACTGCCCCTGCTCCCGGGGCTGCCCCAGACcctgccgcccccgccccacctgcCGCCCCCACCGCCACTCTTCCCCACCACTGCCAACTCCGGCGGGAGGATGAGCGCCAACAACTGA
- the ZBTB47 gene encoding zinc finger and BTB domain-containing protein 47 isoform X2 — protein sequence MGRLNEQRLFQPDLCDVDLVLVPQRSVFPAHKGVLAAYSQFFHSLFTQNKQLQRVELSLEALAPGGLQQILNFIYTSKLLVNAANVHEVLSAASLLQMADIAASCQELLDARSLGPPGPSAVALAQPATGCAPAAPPYYCDIKQEADAPGLPKIYAREGPDPYSVRVEDGAGAAGGTVPAAIGPAQPFFKEEKEGGVEEAGGPPGSLCKLEGGEGLEEELGGSGTYSRREQSQIIVEVNLNNQTLHVSTGPEGKPGTTPGPATMVLGREDGLQRHSEEEEEEEEEEEEEEEEEEEEGGGSGGEEEEEEEEEEEGGSQGEEEDEEEGHSEQEEEEEEEEEGHSEQDQESSEEEEEEEEGEAGGRQGPAGRRGSRAEPPPHGRMATRSRENARRRGPPEPEETRPRGGKRPKPAPGASVPARGPQATDGLGAKVKLEEKQHHPCQKCPRVFNNRWYLEKHMNVTHSRMQICDQCGKRFLLESELLLHRQTDCERNIQCVTCGKAFKKLWSLHEHNKIVHGYAEKKFSCEICEKKFYTMAHVRKHMVAHTKDMPFTCETCGKSFKRSMSLKVHSLQHSGEKPFRCENCNERFQYKYQLRSHMSIHIGHKQFMCQWCGKDFNMKQYFDEHMKTHTGEKPYICEICGKSFTSRPNMKRHRRTHTGEKPYPCDVCGQRFRFSNMLKAHKEKCFRVSHPLASDGPPSAPGLSPTQPPAHALPLLPGLPQTLPPPPHLPPPPPLFPTTANSGGRMSANN from the exons ATGGGCCGCCTGAATGAGCAGCGCCTCTTCCAGCCTGACCTCTGCGACGTGGACCTGGTGCTGGTGCCCCAGCGCAGCGTCTTCCCGGCACACAAGGGCGTGCTGGCTGCCTACAGCCAGTTCTTCCACTCCCTCTTCACCCAGAACAAGCAGCTGCAGCGCGTGGAGCTGTCCCTGGAGGCGCTGGCGCCCGGCGGCCTGCAGCAGATCCTCAACTTCATCTATACATCCAAGCTGCTGGTCAACGCGGCCAACGTCCACGAGGTGCTCAGCGCCGCCTCATTGCTGCAGATGGCTGACATCGCCGCGTCCTGCCAGGAGCTGCTGGATGCCCGCTCCCTAGGCCCCCCGGGCCCCAGCGCTGTGGCCCTGGCCCAGCCGGCCACTGGCTGCGCCCCGGCCGCACCACCCTACTACTGTGACATCAAGCAGGAGGCAGACGCCCCAGGTCTGCCCAAGATCTATGCCCGCGAGGGCCCTGACCCCTACTCTGTGCGTGTCGAGGACGGGGCAGGGGCCGCAGGTGGCACGGTGCCTGCTGCCATTGGGCCAGCCCAGCCCTTCttcaaggaggagaaggagggcgGTGTCGAAGAGGCCGGTGGGCCCCCTGGCAGCCTGTGCAAgctggagggcggggaggggctggaggaagagCTAGGGGGTTCTGGCACCTATAGCCGCCGGGAGCAGTCCCAGATCATCGTGGAGGTGAACCTCAACAACCAGACTCTGCACGTGTCCACGGGGCCCGAGGGGAAGCCGGGCACCACCCCGGGCCCGGCCACCATGGTGCTGGGGCGGGAAGACGGGCTGCAGAGACActcggaggaggaggaggaggaagaggaggaagaggaggaggaggaggaggaagaggaagaggagggtggtggcagtggaggggaggaggaggaggaggaggaagaggaagaggagggtggcagtcagggagaggaggaagatgaggaggaaggGCACAgcgagcaggaggaggaagaggaggaagaagaggaagggcaCAGTGAACAGGATCAAGAGAgctcagaggaggaggaggaggaggaggagggggaggccggaggcaggcaggggccggCGGGGCGTCGGGGCAGCAGggcagagccccctccccacgGTCGCATGGCCACTCGGTCCCGAGAGAACGCCCGGCGCCGGGGCCCCCCTGAGCCTGAGGAGACCAGGCCACGGGGTGGGAAGAGGCCCAAGCCCGCGCCGGGAGCCTCTGTGCCGGCCCGAGGGCCACAGGCCACTGACGGGCTGGGGGCCAAGGTGAAGCTGGAAGAGAAGCAGCACCACCCATGCCAGAAGTGCCCTCGCGTCTTCAACAACCGCTGGTACCTGGAGAAGCACATGAACGTGACCCACAGCCGCATGCAGATCTGCGACCAGTGCGGCAAGCGCTTCCTGCTGGAGAGCGAGCTGCTGCTGCACCGGCAGACAGACTGCGAGCGCAACATCCAG TGTGTGACCTGTGGTAAAGCTTTTAAGAAGCTCTGGTCCCTCCACGAGCACAACAAGATCGTGCATGGCTATGCGGAGAAGAAGTTCTCCTGTGAGATCTGCGAGAAGAAGTTCTACACCATGGCCCACGTGCGCAAGCACATGGTTG CCCACACCAAGGACATGCCCTTCACCTGTGAGACCTGCGGGAAGTCCTTCAAACGAAGCATGTCTCTCAAAGTGCACTCACTGCAGCACTCTGGGGAGAAACCCTTCAGATGCGAG aACTGCAATGAGCGCTTCCAGTACAAGTACCAGCTGCGGTCACACATGAGCATCCACATCGGCCACAAGCAGTTCATGTGCCAGTGGTGTGGCAAGGACTTCAACATGAAGCAGTACTTCGACGAGCACATGAAGACCCATACAG GGGAGAAGCCATACATCTGCGAGATCTGCGGCAAGAGCTTCACCAGCCGACCCAACATGAAGCGGCACCGGCGCACGCACACCGGCGAGAAGCCTTACCCCTGCGATGTCTGCGGCCAGCGCTTCCGCTTCTCCAACATGCTCAAGGCCCACAAGGAGAAATGCTTCCGCGTCAGTCACCCCTTGGCCAGCGACGGCCCCCCTTCTGCCCCAGGCCTGTCCCCCACCCAGCCTCCGGCTCACGCACTGCCCCTGCTCCCGGGGCTGCCCCAGACcctgccgcccccgccccacctgcCGCCCCCACCGCCACTCTTCCCCACCACTGCCAACTCCGGCGGGAGGATGAGCGCCAACAACTGA